From the genome of Vitis riparia cultivar Riparia Gloire de Montpellier isolate 1030 chromosome 2, EGFV_Vit.rip_1.0, whole genome shotgun sequence:
tttaaaaataattaaaaaatattttatttgtaaaaaattgattgaaatctaaaaaactgtttttaaaaacaattcggATAGCTCAAATTTGAGATGCTAACAATCATGTTTTTGATCCATTAGGTAGAGTGATGTAATTTTGTAGGAAATGTAGGGTTGAAAGCAGAAATAGTTGTGCTAGGCAAATAGAACTCAAAAAGCCAAAAGAGGCCGGTGGTTTCAGAGAAATATAGAGGAAATGCCCACAGTATTAACCCCATTCCACACGTTGAACCTGGGAGACAAGAAATGTCAACGCTCCACCGAAACCATCCCTTCCCTCATTTAAAGCCCACCATCAACATCTATTCACAAACTACCAATTACCTTAACAAACATAAACATAGCTTGCGCAGCAATCAAGAAACACGGTACACCATTACAGGAGAATATGAAGCTGGTTTGGTCTCCAGAGACTGCCTCCAAGGCTTATATCGATACTGTTAAAACGGTTAGCATAGCTATTCCCAAGCCTACATGAAGACCCTGCTgttttttctgggtttttttttctgttaagTTTGATGAATGATTATTGGGTTTCGTATGCAGTGCGAGCTTTTCCAGGAATCGGGGGTGGCGGAGCTGGTTTCAGCCATGGCAGCAGGTTGGAACGCGCAGTTGATCGTGGAAACGTGGTCGCAGGGTGGGCTCATAGCGACGAGTGTTGGGTTGGCCATTGCAAGCCGCAATTCATGTGGGAGACATGTGTGCTTGGTACCGGATGAGCAGTCAAGGTCAGAGTATGTAGAGGCCATGGGTGAAGCCGGTGTGTCGACAGAAGTTATTGTAGGGGAGGCGGAGGATGTGATGGGTGGGCTATCAGGTGTGGATTTCTTGGTGGTGGATTGCCGGCGGAGGGACTTTCAGAGAGTATTTAGGCTTGCAAAGCTTAGCCACCGGGGAGCTGTTTTGGTATGCAAGAACGCCAACTCAACCAGCAACACGAGTTTCAAATGGCGGAGCGTTCTTGATCATGGGTCACGTCTGGCGAGGACGGTGTTCCTCCCGGTAGGGAAGGGATTGGATATCGCACATGTTGCGACTAGTGGGGGGAGTTCCGGTTCGACCCAGGGTCAGAGCCGTTGGATCAGGCATGTTGATCGAGAATCTGGCGAGGAGTATGTTATCCGAAAATGACACCCAAGTGGATGGATGCATTTTCATCGTTTGTGTACAGTAAACAAAGCTTCAATTGTTTATTTCGTTTATtcgtttttcctttcttcttgggCTGTGACCCAAGACATGTAAAGAGATTTTCCTAAGGAAATGAATGAAACATTCCACTAGCCTCACTTTGCTTGCTTTCGAGTCAAATTTGCTTTACCAGACAACCCTCAAGTACCGTCCTAGATATAACCTTAACAAAAGGAATTCCCAAGTCGTTAAATAAGAGATTTGTTAATTAAGTTATAACAGAGCCCTGAGAGACAGAATCTTGGGTGCacttttaacataaataaaaggTAAATTTTGATGTAATGTAAGAATTGAACTGTCTGTATTCTGTGAGGATCACTGCAGCTAACAAGCCTGTGATCGTCCTACATAAATGTGGATTAAGCATTCTATCCAATTTTGTGACAGATAAAAGTTATACCCCCCATCTCCAAGATGGGTTCCCAGGGTTGCAGCATAGGTCCCATCAGCCGTCCACTCTGTTCATAATATTGCTAGTGGAAGATGGGTTCTTTCATATTTGAACATCTCAAACATTAAAACTTCATGATTTGTTGTTTAGTCCCAACTGTCTCGGCTTCTTCTAAATGCCTTCTTCTGTGAAAGTACCTTCTTGTTCTGCAACCGTTTCTGCTCCCCAATAGCAGCCCTTCACAGTAGAcagaataattataaaaatgaattcagGACCCTTCAAAACTCAAGAATGCTAACACAAAATATGATCCAAGGAAAATttggggagaaaaaaaaaaaaaacaaagatcaCCTACAAACTATAAAACGAACAATCAAATAGATAATTTAGGCTAGGAGCCTAACGTTAGGACAGAAATGCAATGGTTGTGAGCAAGGTAAAAAACACACATACAGATGAACACTCACAACTTAgcaatttttttcttctgctCTTCTGATGGGGGCGGTGGGACATATGAAGCAGCATCAATAATTGCCTGttttattcattcaaaataacggaaaatcaataataaaattaatctcAACAAAACACCACTTCAAAAATAATCAACAGCAAGTCACACAATAATGACACAGTTTGAAGTACTTGTAGCACTTCATTTTTGGGTAATAAGTTCGCTCTAGCATCACACAGAAACCATTCTAGATCTAACAATCAAGGGAATATTTTACCATTTGAGCCAGATAACAAGAagcaataaatatatatatcaccATTACACAAGAATTGAAATAAGCATGCATTGTATGGTACCTGTAGTTTTCCCAGTGCATCTTCGATGTTACCCCTGAAGAAGAATGGCAGAATGAAACCAATTGCTTTGGGAACAGAGAACCAAAATGTATAACAAAAAGGAGAAGTGGGCAGAAATTAACTTCTGTGTTCTAGTTTTTGTTGACGAAATCACGATCTCCCCATCTTTGTTAATCCGATTCTTTTCCTGTTCATAACTAGGAAAGTCAACAAAGCTCATAGAAAGATAAGTAGGCAATAAACAAGGCccaattttatataaataaaacagtaaaaacaaaaaataaaattaaaacaatttaaaaaaataacctcaatctcttaataaataaaataaaataaaggaatcTAACAAATATCTCCAATtcgaaaatatatataatccaTTCTAGGATAAGCGAGGAGGGAAATATAAGCTTGAGGCATAAGCCCATATACATGGCACATTCAAAAGTTCAAGCCTCCAATATAGGGACCGTTAACATCTTCCAGGACTACATTCTCCTTAGAAGATCAACCACCCATCCAACCAGATCAACTTTTCTTGAAAACCACCTGTCCCAATATGCTAGATCATGTAGCAAACAGTAACAAATCAGTTTCTCTTTTTGTTACAAGACTCGACTAATCACATTTTTGCTGAGGAATTTACTTATGAGATCCCTCTAAGCTGGTCAACTCGTAAATGTTCCATGAACTTAAGGCTATGCCCCAGAAAATGGCCACTTTCCTGTCCTGAcaaatttcttatattaaaaaattggttaaaatACGGGAGAACAAATGAAAGTAACAAACCATTTGCATAATCCTCTCCCTGATCCTGTCGCTTAGCCAATAAGCATTATTAACATTGAAGCGCATGTCCACCTTTGTGTTCACTGTAACCAGTAATGGAAATAAGCCTCAATAAGAAGTAAGAAGagtctgataaaaaaaaagggaagtaaGAAgggaaatcaaataaagatttagtttataaaatgaCAAAGAACAGACCTTTGTTGACATTCTGACCTCCAGGCCCACCACTTCTTGCAAAACTCACAGTAACATGGTCTGAAATGatgataattgaaaataaaatggtaCTTAGCTTAACGAGCTAATGTAATTGATTATAGATATCATGGTTTTCAATGCTCACAGCATCTTAATCAGAGAAGATGGAATGAcctaaatttaagaaaataagcagttccatgaaaagaaaaaaattgccAGATAGCATGTGAATATAATGAAGCACCCAGCAAGAGTTAAAATCCTAAGAGGgcaatttttctctcttttcccaTTTAATAGATGATAAACGGCTCGTGTTACAGGAAAGATCAAGGCAGCGCCCCAGAACTAGAATCAAGCTGGTGAGAAAGCCAACTTGATAGGATTTTCGCAACCACATGATTACCAATGGTCAGAATGTTTCCTGGTAACATAGGTAGCCACCAATTATAGTTGCAACGCAGAAGAGCTCTCCCCTTACCTTGCATATCCTCactataaaaggaaaaataactaCAAAGATACTCATCACTCCTTCAAGATAGACCACCTTCCCATGCTGATAACACTTTTAACACTTCTCTACTGTAAACAAATAACACAGTCTCATAAAAACGATAATAATGAATGAACAGCAGTGGTAACAGTAAAGTGAAGCAAAAGAACAATAATAACTTCCAACCGAGAACAATCTCTACCATGACTTGTACTTAACCGGCATCCCTTGGATTGTGCTTCAGGACAGCTAGAAGAATATGAGGGAACTAAAGTAAACTTACTGCATCATAAGAAAGCAACTTTAAAGAATGGACACTCGTATGAATCAACAGAAAAGATAGTAAAATCAAGCCTAAGGAATGTAGGGACTGAGAGTCTGGGAAGGTCCAAAATAGACAAGTCTCTGAGCTGGCAAGGCCTTCTTGTATCATTGCTAGCCAAGGACAGCTCAACAGACAGCTGATCCTGCCCAGGGATGGGAGGTCCTAGGTTCAAGTCCTGGGCTTACTCAATACATGGTTTCTAGGAGAGAGATCATTATTTTGAAgcgagagagaaagagagtgagaGAGCTCTGATGAAGAATTTGATTACAAATAGCATTCAAAACTACATCTTCAGCAAAAAGGCAAGTAGACAGATAGGTCCTGGGTGTGGGAACAAGAATGACTGGGAAAGAGGGCAATCAAATAAATGGTGAAAGATAATAACTCTGATGAAGATAAAAACAGTAAGAAAATGAGGTCAAATAGGACCAGAACAGATAATGTAGAGTTTGATAATTTGCTCATTAAGGAAGATGAAAAGAATGTGAGTGGACGAAGAACACCAGTCACAAGTTGAGAATCAGAGTGGCTAAAGAATAAAATACCCCAGTAAGAAACCATAGAAGAGAGCAAGACATCTTTTCCCTttaagaatgaaatttttaGTAACAAACAAATTCTTTTGTGTATCTCTTCACCAAAGAATAGAAAAATCACACCTctggaatatttttataaagtgtAGACTTATTATTATTCAGTGGGGAAAATCCATTAATTGAAGGACAAACAAATCAGGAGTACATGACCTTGATCCTACACAGTTAAATATTACCATTCTCATTTTCTCCACCAGATTCTACACTCTACACAATGGCCCCACATGGAATTTTCACATGATTTATTCTAACTAGTCTCAATTGTCAatgttaaattcataaaaagaCCTTGGTTAGGAAAGGAAGTAGGGGAGGGGGCAATTAATTCCTGTCCAACCCTAGAAGGCAGAAGAATGACATTAGTTGGGAAGATGACTTCATGTATCATTTGCTATAATGCCATGATAGTATATGCTTTCAATTCCAACAAAGTAGATTATGCATTTCCTGTtgagtcaaaaacagcaacaacaaaaagaaaaaaaaaaaggatctttCTTTCCCATTCATAACATATATGATAAGAGGGAGATTTCAAATACCTAGTGTGATTTTGGGAGTAGGCTCATTGCCAAAAGAGAGAGATCTCTCCTCAGCTTCTTGCAAAAGCTGCTGAACTTGTGAGAGGCGTGCTGACACCTTCCTTCTACCATCTCCAGAATCTGCTGCTGCACACCTAATCCGACTATAGCTGATTCCACGGTTTACGGTACCACAGTAAACACTGAAGTTAGGTAATACCATCTGGAACATCTGTTCTGATCGTAAGGACAATGATACATGAAATATTTCTTTGACAATCATGTTAGTGGTGCATCTGATAGCAGCCATTTCCTAGTTGACAAAGCCCTCTGACAGAAAGAGAGCACCAAGGGTTCAACTCTCTGACTTGTGAATTTTGATTTGATATTGCTGCACAAGCATGTACATGATCAATATAAGCCCATTCTAATGCATATTAACACAAAAACTaagattcaaaaattcaaaagcatCTATTTGGATGTCAGAATATGTACAACACACGCCAAATTAAAGAGAACAGAGTaggaagcaactcctcgagtaTAAGAACAGGTCGCACTTCATATCAATTTAATGGCACACAAGAGAAactaaagaaaaacaagaagtaCAAATCAAACTGACAGACAAACCTTCCTACTGTCTTTAAGCAAGCATAGGAACAGTATCTAATGGGTGAAGGAAAGATATAGTCATAGAAAGGAATCATCATGGAAATTAAACTCATTTCATATTGGCTTGCTCGTGATGGTTAGATGTCGGCCATGAAACCCATCACCATACCAAGCAGATATACCAGTCAAAAATTTGTGtccattttttatgaaatcatgTATGGATCAGATATATGATGGCAAATTCTTCTGAAAAATTGTCTTTCACAGCAGAATTTGATAAGTGAGATTATGAGAAAGTGTTTACTACTTTACATAATCTTCCTCTGTCTGAAGAATGATTCATCAAAATAATGAATCACCATTGATATCAACACATCTAAGATCCTGAATATAAGCTCCTATGGAGAATTCCAATTTCCTTGTCATAAAGTTATATGCAAGCAcagaaacaaaaaatcaaaggaagactaaaaactaaaataaaaacaaaaatacaagaaacaaacaaaagaacaaaaaaaaaaaaaatgaaaaacaaaatggaagGGGGGGATTGcacaatagaaaaataacaagGCATGCCTAAATGCCATACAAATGATCAGGTCATGTTGCCATAGAGGACCTCTACTCAAGTTGGTGTGTTGCCTGTATTCTTCATACATACACAGATTGCACCCCCTTTTCTGTTAGGCACTTATTCTACAATTACACtaatttgcctatcaaaaggaaaaatggaggACCTCTCCTCATGTTCTACTGAGATAACATCAAGACATGACCAAAGATGATTGTATGGCACCAACAAGATATACAGGATAAGATACTCATTACATGCATCCTCAGGTTCCACAGTTGTATTGAACCAGAAAAGCCCTAAAGATAATTAGAATTGTGTTTCTCTTTGCATGTCCCTTAGAAATGGTGGCAACTAATGAAACACTCCACTGACCAATAGATACAGTTCATGTTTGATAAATATCACATCTTTCATCAATGGTGTATCACTAAGTTCTCTGCTTTTAATTTAATCACTAGATCAACCATGGCCATATCCATGGTAAACTGGATAATGGCAGTTCCAACCTTGTCAGTGCAACAGCCTATGGCACTAGAGAGCACCGctaaattatttacttcaagTTAATCACCAAAACTAATCATGGTCATCTCCAATAGAAGTATACAAACCCACTAATAGCAAGGATTAAAGCCCTTCAGTGCAGCCAATTAGAGCAGATGGAGTCAAGAACCTATATTTTAGATCACAGTTCAAAAACATATCCCTCCTTCAAACCacaaaccaaaagaaaaggGGTAAAAAAgcttaaaataagttaaataactGTCCTAGTTCTCAACTGGACATTTCCCAAAGAAACTAATACagaccaaaaaataaaaaaataaagaagaagaagaagaagaagaagaaagaaagaaagaaacccaCTTGTCCAATTAGTGTTGTCCAAGTCGAACTCAAGCATAACAGCCACAAAGTTCACATACAATAACATTATATCATCACATCTATAATGCTGGTACTTGAAATGGGAATTATATTTTGCCTATTCCCAGTTGTAATATTGTCTAATATTCTTTGGCTCATTATTTTGCTAAGGAATAACAGTGATTGCCCAAAATGAATACGAATATATCAAAACGTACCAAACACCCGGTTCAATTTTGAGCTTTACTTCAAACAAATCGAGGCAATCTGCCAAGATATTTCTCAAATAATATGCATATGTATaacaaatagaaaagaaaaaaataacaatttaaacAAACACAGAAAAACAATCCATATTTATACGCAATAGAAGATTTGCTTAACACTTGTAAAAAAAGAGCTCCATATGATCgccacaaaaatgaaaaagcaaGACAAACTAATTCTTTCATTATCTGGGACCAGATGCAAGCGAGAACCTCAATGCTGCAATCAGAGAgctttaaatatataatatagattTTCCTATTTTCCTTGCTCCTCCCAGTAACCAACTGACAAACAATATCCTCCAGGTTTCCCAGGAAATGTAAGAAACCAAAGGGAATTAATGTGAATCTTCCATTAATTATCATTTGAGACCCAAGAAACCCGAAGCCTCCCCTCAACTGCACTTGAGTTAGTTCGGTTGAATTGAGACCCAGGTCTCAAAATTTCACCGTCTTTCAGGTTATCCTCCGATTTTCCCAGAAGCCAAACACTATAATTTGAAAGGAATAGTGAATAAGGAGAGTTGGAAAGTACCTTAGAGAAGATGATAGAGTGACCAATCGACGAGAATGGAAGAGAGGCTCTCCGCTATCGCGACCATGGGACGTGTTTGGCAGCGTTTTGttggaaatggaaaaattttAACAAGGGCAAAAAcggaaacaaagaaaatatttcccttgtttttcttttatttctttttaactttttcccACTTTATTTTCAGCCATTAACATATATGTGAAtgctaaattttatttttattttccgaATTTCTCCCACTTTATTTTCAGCCATAAGtgtttctttctcttttattttcttataatttttatgattgtGTGACGGTTTCTCACACTTTATTTTCAGCCTCAAAAATACCGAGAATTAGAccttttgaatattatttttaaattaaagaaaaaaattatttgaaattaaaaaaacaaaaatggtttttagGCGTTTTCTTAAAGCAAGGTGTTTtgtaagatatttaaaaaaaaaattctcaattaataaattttttattctaaaatttgattttataaaagataaaaattcaattcaatttatataatattcaatAAATTCAATTCGACAtctactaaaaataaaaatatttttataattataaataaatttaaaataaataacttttagtGAAATACTTATTCATAAAAATGATACTATTTTAATATCAAAGATGTTTTGTTTAGAAATGCTTTGtcgtttttaacttaaattttaaattattttttatttctcaatgattttttttattatttttttgaaagtaaaaattggataaaaattattttatattttactttacttttaaaacttattttcaaaaaataattgtcaaaaaatagtgtaaatttttaaaataatttttttatttttgaaaataaaaaactgtttctAAATCATATCCTCACATGTACAGAAGTACTTAATTTAATTCAACGACTCTATAGTAATAATTAGGAACAACATTTCGAatgtcatttttattataataatcataatagttacccaaataaaaaataaaacaaaacagaCAATTTAGATGATGCTGATCCTCCTTATTTAAAGATGCCTAAATTAAGAATACCTAAAACCTAATTTGTaggtaaaatcaaatatatacacGAGTCCAACAGCTGGCCCCCTAACCTCACAACAATCACAGTCAAGCCCTAGTCATTTTTAGTTCattctttcaaaaatcttttttgttattattattaaataaaacttcattttattatatataaaataaaaaataaaaaaacaaacaaacaaacaaacattatAAACTGAAAA
Proteins encoded in this window:
- the LOC117904669 gene encoding uncharacterized protein LOC117904669, coding for MKLVWSPETASKAYIDTVKTCELFQESGVAELVSAMAAGWNAQLIVETWSQGGLIATSVGLAIASRNSCGRHVCLVPDEQSRSEYVEAMGEAGVSTEVIVGEAEDVMGGLSGVDFLVVDCRRRDFQRVFRLAKLSHRGAVLVCKNANSTSNTSFKWRSVLDHGSRLARTVFLPVGKGLDIAHVATSGGSSGSTQGQSRWIRHVDRESGEEYVIRK
- the LOC117904661 gene encoding peptidyl-tRNA hydrolase ICT1, mitochondrial, encoding MAAIRCTTNMIVKEIFHVSLSLRSEQMFQMVLPNFSVYCGTVNRGISYSRIRCAAADSGDGRRKVSARLSQVQQLLQEAEERSLSFGNEPTPKITLDHVTVSFARSGGPGGQNVNKVNTKVDMRFNVNNAYWLSDRIRERIMQMEKNRINKDGEIVISSTKTRTQKGNIEDALGKLQAIIDAASYVPPPPSEEQKKKIAKLAAIGEQKRLQNKKVLSQKKAFRRSRDSWD